A single window of Mycolicibacterium madagascariense DNA harbors:
- a CDS encoding MBL fold metallo-hydrolase: MLWRAARLVGGTAAVVAGGWALRALSGAPEALGASPVEIDPVAKRSPHYRQGAFVNAEPASDVSMTRQEQFTLAREVIGGNPNQHPARPVPVVTPDPSVIAGDLAVTWYGHSSAVIEVDGYRILADPVWSERCSPSRAVGPQRLHPVPAELEAMPAIDAVIISHDHYDHLDVDTVKQLASTQRATFFVPLGIGAHLRTWHIPDERIVELDWNESAQLGELELVCTPARHFSGRFLTRNVTLWSSWAIIGPRHRAFFGGDTGYTKGFVEIGADHGPFDLTLMPVGAYHPGWPDIHMNPEEAVRAHRDVTDGGLLVPIHWATFRLAPHPWSEPVERLLVAAEKDRVRLATPRPGERVEPSAARLDPWWRP, encoded by the coding sequence GTGCTCTGGCGCGCCGCCCGCCTCGTCGGGGGCACCGCAGCGGTCGTCGCCGGCGGCTGGGCGCTGCGGGCCCTGTCGGGGGCACCGGAGGCGCTGGGCGCGTCACCCGTCGAGATCGACCCCGTCGCGAAGCGCTCGCCGCACTACCGCCAGGGGGCGTTCGTCAACGCCGAGCCCGCCTCCGACGTCAGCATGACCAGGCAGGAGCAGTTCACGCTGGCCCGCGAGGTCATCGGCGGCAACCCCAACCAGCATCCGGCGCGACCCGTTCCCGTGGTCACCCCCGACCCGAGCGTGATCGCGGGCGACCTCGCCGTCACCTGGTACGGCCACTCGTCGGCGGTCATCGAGGTCGACGGCTACCGCATCCTCGCCGACCCGGTGTGGAGCGAACGGTGTTCCCCGTCGCGGGCGGTCGGCCCCCAGCGACTGCATCCCGTGCCCGCCGAGCTCGAGGCGATGCCCGCGATCGACGCGGTGATCATCAGCCACGACCACTACGACCACCTGGACGTCGACACCGTCAAGCAACTCGCCTCGACGCAGCGCGCCACGTTCTTCGTACCGCTCGGCATCGGCGCGCACCTGCGCACGTGGCACATCCCCGACGAGCGCATCGTCGAACTCGACTGGAACGAGAGCGCCCAGCTCGGCGAACTCGAGCTGGTCTGCACGCCGGCGCGGCACTTCTCCGGACGGTTCCTGACCCGCAACGTCACGCTGTGGTCGTCGTGGGCGATCATCGGGCCGCGGCACCGGGCGTTCTTCGGCGGTGACACCGGATACACGAAGGGCTTCGTCGAGATCGGCGCCGACCATGGACCATTCGACCTGACGCTCATGCCCGTCGGGGCGTACCACCCGGGCTGGCCCGACATCCACATGAATCCCGAGGAAGCGGTCCGGGCCCACCGCGACGTCACCGATGGCGGCCTGCTGGTGCCGATCCACTGGGCTACGTTCCGGCTGGCGCCGCATCCGTGGTCCGAGCCCGTCGAACGGTTGCTGGTCGCCGCCGAGAAGGACCGGGTCCGGCTGGCGACGCCGCGACCGGGCGAACGCGTCGAACCGTCGGCGGCGCGGTTGGACCCATGGTGGCGGCCCTGA
- a CDS encoding antitoxin: protein MGFLDKIKDLASKNADKVDAAIDKAGDLVDEKTQGKYAGQVDKVQEAAKKAARENAGGTQPNPSPEPPATPAGPPPVS from the coding sequence ATGGGATTTCTCGACAAGATCAAGGACCTGGCGTCCAAGAACGCCGACAAGGTCGACGCCGCCATCGACAAGGCCGGCGACCTCGTCGACGAGAAGACGCAGGGTAAGTACGCCGGGCAGGTAGACAAGGTGCAGGAGGCTGCCAAGAAGGCGGCCCGCGAGAACGCCGGTGGCACCCAGCCGAACCCGTCCCCGGAGCCGCCCGCCACCCCGGCCGGACCCCCGCCCGTCTCGTAG
- a CDS encoding type II toxin-antitoxin system Rv0910 family toxin yields the protein MAKLSVSVDVPLPPEKAWEAASDLSRYKEWLSIHRVWRSKLPETLGKGVKLSSIVEVKGMPNHVDWTIVNWKPPESMTLNGDGRGGVKVKLIGKIKPASDTSSTVTFDVHLGGPALFGPIGMVVASALKGDIRQSLDTFKSVFA from the coding sequence ATGGCGAAGCTGTCGGTATCGGTCGACGTCCCGCTCCCGCCGGAGAAGGCCTGGGAGGCGGCGTCGGACCTGTCGCGGTACAAGGAGTGGCTCAGCATCCACCGGGTCTGGCGCAGCAAGCTGCCGGAGACCCTGGGCAAGGGCGTCAAACTGTCCTCGATCGTCGAGGTCAAGGGCATGCCCAACCACGTCGACTGGACGATCGTCAACTGGAAGCCACCGGAGAGCATGACGCTGAACGGTGACGGTAGGGGCGGGGTCAAGGTCAAGCTGATCGGCAAGATCAAGCCGGCGTCCGACACCAGCTCGACGGTGACCTTCGACGTCCACCTGGGCGGTCCGGCGCTGTTCGGTCCGATCGGGATGGTCGTCGCCAGCGCGCTCAAGGGCGACATCCGCCAGTCCCTCGACACGTTCAAGTCCGTCTTCGCATGA
- a CDS encoding serine hydrolase, with the protein MCRVVAVVTVVGVLGGCAKPAPQAATPSSTSSAAAAPAPTTATQPPPLVPAMPLPDNAVDAAVAKLDGIADELMKSSGIPGMSVAVVHGGKTVYAKGFGVKDVRNGAAPANRVDPDTVFQLASLSKPLGATVIAHQVGTGAIGWDTPVVDGLPWFGLADPAVTKMVTIGDMYSHRSGLPDHAGDLLEDLGYDQRYVLDHLRLLPLAPFRISYAYTNFGLTAGAEAAAAKAGTSWEDLNQRVLYGPLGMTSTSSQFTDYQARPDRAVGHIHVDGAYKPLYVRDAQAQSPAGGVSSTANDMAKWLAMVLADGSANGQQIVDPKALLPALTPQIVSSPPAEPAARPGYYGYGFDVGTTPAGRQQFSHSGAFELGAGTNFVVLPSADVAIVALTNATPSGVPETLTAEFADLVQFGQVREDWRGLYAKAFAAMEQPVGSLAGQPRPANPAPAPPTPSLVGTYDNAYWGPATVTESDGALTLALGPRQKFALTHWDGNVFTFVPQGENATPGTISKATFFGDELNLEYYDEEKLGTFTRAAGR; encoded by the coding sequence ATGTGTCGTGTGGTGGCCGTGGTGACCGTCGTCGGCGTGCTGGGCGGCTGCGCCAAGCCCGCTCCCCAGGCCGCCACCCCGTCGAGTACGTCGTCGGCGGCGGCGGCCCCCGCACCGACGACGGCGACCCAGCCGCCACCGCTGGTTCCGGCAATGCCGTTGCCGGACAACGCCGTCGACGCCGCGGTGGCCAAACTCGATGGCATCGCCGACGAGCTGATGAAGTCCTCCGGCATCCCCGGGATGTCGGTCGCCGTCGTGCACGGCGGAAAGACGGTCTACGCCAAGGGTTTCGGCGTCAAGGACGTGCGCAACGGGGCCGCTCCGGCCAACCGCGTCGACCCCGACACCGTGTTTCAATTGGCGTCGCTGTCCAAGCCGCTCGGTGCGACGGTGATCGCCCATCAGGTCGGCACGGGAGCGATCGGCTGGGACACCCCGGTGGTCGACGGGCTGCCGTGGTTCGGGCTGGCCGACCCCGCCGTCACCAAGATGGTGACGATCGGCGACATGTACTCGCACCGATCGGGGTTGCCCGACCACGCAGGCGACCTGCTCGAGGATCTCGGCTACGACCAGCGCTACGTCCTCGACCACCTTCGACTACTGCCGCTGGCTCCCTTCCGAATCTCCTACGCCTACACCAACTTCGGGCTGACGGCGGGCGCGGAGGCCGCGGCGGCCAAGGCGGGCACCTCGTGGGAGGACCTCAACCAGCGGGTCCTCTACGGGCCGCTCGGCATGACGTCGACCAGCTCGCAGTTCACCGACTACCAGGCCCGCCCCGACCGGGCCGTCGGGCACATCCACGTCGACGGCGCCTACAAGCCGCTGTACGTCCGCGACGCCCAGGCCCAGTCCCCGGCCGGCGGCGTCAGCTCCACGGCCAACGACATGGCCAAGTGGTTGGCGATGGTGCTCGCCGACGGGAGCGCCAACGGCCAGCAGATCGTCGACCCCAAGGCGCTGCTGCCCGCGCTGACCCCGCAGATCGTGTCGAGCCCGCCCGCCGAGCCGGCGGCCAGGCCCGGCTACTACGGCTACGGCTTCGACGTCGGGACGACGCCGGCCGGACGCCAGCAGTTCAGTCACTCGGGCGCCTTCGAACTGGGTGCGGGCACCAACTTCGTGGTGCTCCCGTCGGCCGACGTGGCAATCGTGGCGCTGACCAACGCCACGCCGTCCGGCGTGCCCGAGACGCTCACCGCGGAATTCGCCGACCTGGTGCAATTCGGTCAGGTGAGGGAGGACTGGCGCGGGCTCTACGCCAAGGCGTTCGCGGCCATGGAGCAGCCGGTGGGCTCGCTGGCGGGGCAGCCGCGGCCGGCGAATCCGGCGCCCGCACCGCCCACGCCGTCGCTGGTCGGCACTTACGACAACGCCTACTGGGGGCCGGCGACCGTCACCGAATCCGACGGCGCACTGACCCTGGCGCTGGGCCCGCGCCAGAAGTTCGCGCTGACCCACTGGGACGGCAACGTCTTCACGTTCGTCCCGCAGGGCGAGAACGCCACCCCCGGGACGATCTCGAAGGCCACGTTCTTCGGCGACGAGCTGAATCTCGAGTACTACGACGAGGAGAAGTTGGGCACCTTCACCAGGGCCGCCGGGCGCTGA